cctgcatcacttgcCCAAGATAGATCTTCATCACCTCAACTATTGCCTATGTGATGGCATGATAATAATCGATGATCTAAGCAAATTTGCAAAGCGCTTGAACCTGCAAAACATTTGATGCACCTTCTTGCCCTAGCTTTCTCCTTTTCCGAGCTCACTTTTTCATTTTATGCTTCATCCTCGTTGTCCCGCATGATTTTATCCATGTCCTTATGTGTTTCATGGGGTGGCGGGGGGAAATGAATTCCCTGAGCCTCTTTTGCCCTGCGTTTCCTATCTCCTATTCACATTCAGACAGCGGGGTAGCAGGGAAGACCCTCTTCCTCCTTCTGCCAATCTGTGAGTTTTCTCGTTGGCCTAAGACGGTGTAGGGTGAATTAATATAGActtccttttttgaaaattttattaacTTTGCAATTCCTCCTTTTATGGGCCCCACAATACTCTTTGTGTTTCATACTTCGCTTCATGAGGGCATGATTTTATTTTTACTACAATTACAAGGCAAACTTGAATTTACAATTTACTCTTTTCTCTACCACACAACCTTGACATGTTTACATTTTTCACCATTGAATTTTACTTCACATATCTTGCTAAATATAGTCAAACTGCAATTATTTTAACCCCCATTGGTTTTATTTTAAAGAATGTGATCTCCATGTGTTTGCCCCTCACACATATCTAAATCATTATAAAAATAATTCAAGATATAAGTGATGCTTGTAAATGCTTTGAAACACTGATTGCATGCACTCTGAATGCGGGAAATTGAGCGGGTGTTCATTAAATTTTACGTTTTGCAACACTGAGTTTTGGCCAAAACCACATGATTAGCTTCAAGAACCAACCTTAAAACTGACCAAATCACATCTTTAGGCCCTGTAAGCTGGCACACCTAAAGAATGTTATACAACGAATCTAGaatgccaaaccataactcatgaCGATACTCGGGGCAAAATATTCTAAGTGCCTGAAGTTGATTACTCCGTCTTTTCTAAAAATGCACTTTTCAAACCACACTAAAACCCATTCAAATTGAATTGGAAAAATATCAACCTCAATTTCAGAACCCACCACTTGGCAAAATGATACATCTGGATACCATGAGCATGTACACAAAAGGGTTCAACTTAATTCCATAACGTGTAAAATATTAATGCCCAAACTTGCCTTCTCTAGAAATTTTGGAAATGTTGACTTTGAAACCTTGAATAAGTGCATTTAGAATTCGGCCTTGAAAAAATATAAGACGGGGTGTTGGGAGGCTATAAATTTGGAAAGTTGCAAATAATCATATAGAGAATCACTGGGGACCTTCACCTTTGTATGCAGGTCAATaggttgcaaaataaaaaatcaaatgtcAAGCTACTTTTGTAGATTTTACACTGTCCGATttacaaatttgaacaatttgcaAATGGATTCAAGCTAGGAAACTTATCAAATGGGTTCATGGGGCTCTGTCAACTAGCATGGGGCTTCATAAAGATGTAGATAATCACTGAAAAAATATCAGTTGGGCATGATAAATTCAACTAGTACAAAAATGCAACATCTCAAAAATAGCCTACTCAAAAAAGTTCAACAATTGCAATCAGCAAACCTACTTCTAGAACTCCAAACAAAGGCATCAAAACTAATCATGGGAGGCTACAAACTAACATATCCCATCTCTGATAAGAGGTTAACACTTCCCCAAACTGGATTTTCGTGACAATCACTGGGTGTCAAAATATTGACCTTCAAAATGAGCTACTTGGGTTGATTCTGCAAGGGTGATCTTGAGTGTCACAGGCAAAATTTTCAACTTGGGccctcaaaattgaaccctaatactTCATTTTTTGAGGCTTAGAAATTAACAAGAGACAATGAGTTACGTTGTCAAGATATTGTTGACACACATGGTATATGATAATGTTGTATAGGAGGGTAATATTGTTGGAATTTATACCTCATTGAGAGATGGATGGAACAATGGataatttcaaaagtttcaaaacaaTTTGTACTAAGGGGCTCCAAAAATCTATAATTCAAAACTTCTAACATTGTTGAAAATGAAGGAAATCACATGGTTTGAATGAATATGAGATAGTGGCAAATGAACCTACAAACCCTTATATATATGTTACAAGTTGTCTTATTGCactttttgaaaaatttcaaacttAATCGACTTTTCACATGGTTTGTGAACTTTGCAACAACTTAAACTTAGAAAAATTTGAATCCGCTTTCACTATCTCCatcaacatttttgaaattttgagaagTTCACAAACTTCTAGACTGACCAAAACAAAGAACTTTGACACTTATAAACATAACTTGTGGGTGTTTCACAAAGTCCAcaaacttaagaaatttgtgaagaCAAAAGAAAGATGCTCCATGTGAAAAAAAAAGGTTCACGAACtcacaaaatttaagacaaaaagaATCTATTGTAATTTCACAAGGTTGGCAAACTCCCAAACTTTATGACAACTAGAACCCATTGTATTTTTGCAAGGTTTTTGTATTAAATAACTTTATGGCAAAGTTTAGGAAAACTTTAAAATATTGagactaaaagaggggtaaaaatttattagaaCCAAGAAAGAGATACAAAGCAAAATGGTCCAAGCACCCAACAAAGATAAAATTACACTACTCTATCAATATCCACTAAATGGTCTAGTCAATGAGACATATCCGGAGACAATTGCCCCTTATCCGCTATATTCCAGCCCCGCCCATGATCAAAAGCCCATTTGGCTAAACAATTAGCAACTCCATTCCATTCCCTAGGAACAAAAcgtagcagattccaaggaattgCACAACCAAAGAATTTGCCTAATCACCACAACCAATTTCCAGCTAACCTTGTCTAACCAATGCGCATTCAACAAAGTCGCCACCACCTGAGAATCATATTCACAGATAATCTATTTCCAGCCAAGGGCACAACTATGCTCCACCGCATACAAGATGGCAAGAGCCTCCATTGAATTATTGGTATGGAAACCCCTATAAATTGAGAAGATAAACTAGACATCACCAAAAATATCACGACCGACTCCACCAATACCAACATGgctaggattcccctaagaagagCCATTAGTATTAAGTTTCAAAACTCCCTGAGGAGGAGAGGACCAGCGCCCCTCCCTGTTAATCTTCCGCAAAGGGTGACAAAATTTATTTCTCATTATCTCCCAAGCATGTTGTCCCCCAGGAGGAGGAGtacctccctgaagaggaaaatTAAACTAATTACATATATCAACATCCCCAGGATCCACATCCCCATCAAAAACACACTTTGCCATAACAATCTCCCAGATAGAATGAATAATTCGCCACCACAAATGTTGAATAACCATCCTAGCATCacgaaaaaatataattattcctTTCTAGCCAAATATGCCAAATAATGAAAGAGGGTCCAATAGACCAAGCAACTTGGAGAAAAGAGGTTTTAACAAGAGGGTTACCCCAACGAGCCTAGAAATCAACTAAAGAGAAAACATGCTAGCAGGCTTGGTTCCAAAGTTCCCACCAGAAATGCCAAATTTCCCAAGCAAAAGAGCATTGAAAGAAGAGGTGAGAAACACATTCCTCACTACTACCACAAAGAGCACACATAGAGTGACCTTGGAAACCCCGTTTGCACAAATTATCCCAAGTCAAACAACGATTTACAAAAAtgggaaaaaattcaaaaatattgcatttgtagGACTTATTTTCCATTAAGAATCCCAACTAACTAGTTTTTACAAGATATCATGGTAACCAATTTTTTTTAGAAGACTAGGAAAATTTTGGGGCTAGCAGTATTTAAGTACAATGATGGAGTTCCTACACTaaaatctactatgatgtctatTTGTTTTTTAATTGCTATCATGTGTAACTTGCTTATTCTTTCAAGTTTTTATTAATTAATCGTTAAATAGACGTCAATAACTATTTTGGTGCTGGAGGAATAAACATATGCAAAGTGAAGTGAAAAGGTAGGAGTTAAAATAAGAAAAGAAGTAGTCATTTTGGCATTGAGCACAATGGTGTATAAGGTAGTAAAAAGGGTGGTAGTGAAACATAAAAAAAGGTACTTATGTGGAAAGGGGGTTTAACGTGCCATAGGGTGCAAGTTTAAAGAAAAATTCTATGATATAAGCATTTTTCATGTCTATACAATTTCTATCCAATGCCAACATATTGAATCATAGatataattttcttttatgcttgACAACATACAACTAAATGAAGTAGATGTAATTGTCAACACATGTAATATATGGGTGAGAATCTAATGGTTATGCACTGTAACTTCTCACCTCTCAAGCTCTTAAACGATAAGTTGAATTTCTATAAAAATCTCAACTTGTCTTTGTGTGTGAATTAAGAGCTTAAAACTACTATTTGGAGATTTGGGCATTAATGATGCAACACATGAGCTACTTCTTTACTATTTTGTCCAATAACACTCCAAAATAGCTAGATCAAAACATGTGCATCAAGGCATGCATTGTCAATTATCTTATGTGTCACCATAtgattggttgtttctttgatgtgacttgtgaataaatatatttttgctccttttttagatACAAACATAATGATTACTAGTGCTTAACTTTATAGATAATAAATATAAGTTTAAAAAAACCACTATTACATGTTACCATAAAAACTATTTAGTACACTCATCTACTAAATGCTCTCCCACATATTTTGAAAATAGTGATATCAGAAAATAAAGGTACTCaaaaaaacatacaacaaacataTAAACATTTAGAACATATTTTTTGGGATTGTTTTAGAGCTAGAAGGAAATGGAATTTCATATCTAATCACTTTCTAGCTATTTTCTATCATGCTTTGAGATGGAAGGAAGCCACTCTTAGTATTGGTCTTCATAAGAATGTGATTGCAGGCTCTATGAGAATGCATTTTATTGGCCATTCTAATGTTTTACTGGGAAATCATGTTCCAACTCATTTTCTTATGTTCACACTAAGGATTGATCAAAGAAATGGTGGTAGATATAAAAGACAATTAGATGAGATCAAATATCAATTTCTGCAGCTTCATGAAGAAGAGTTTAAATGTGCCAGACAGCTACATAAGCTCCTCGAGTTTAAAGTTTGATGTATTTCCATAAAGATTCAAACTTATTTCTGTGAGTATCTTCCTGAATGTACATATCCATCAATTATTGTGATTTCATATGTTTTTGTTGTTTGTACATATTCAATAATCATCATTTTTACCATATATAGTGAGCTGATTAGATCAGTTGGGTGACATTTCCTTGTTGCCATGTAATGTATGAACTATTTATGAACCGGTGGTTCCAACTGTTATCTTTGGTTTGACATTATACTCTTACTTCTTTTCTGTACAATCATTCCTTGGACTGCTATATTACATGTAATCTTTTACTTTGTTTTGAGGTTACTTTGCTCTGACATATACCTATTTCCTTTTAACAAATGGTCAATTTGAATAGAAGAAAAGATTTTGTAATGAAGCTGCAGTAGTACTGGACCTTATTGGTCAGAGTAAAAGGCTGAAAGCCTTCATAAACATCACCCATATATGACATAACTAGCTTTACAAATGATTAAGTATGATAAAAACCCACTCATCTCATAACTTTATAGATTGGTTTAGTATCCTTCCTTGGAGCTTTGTCAGATATACCACTTGGGTCTCTTGCTTTCCAAGAAATTTGTCCTCCTTACAACAAATTACACAGACTTGTGTCAATGTAACTGTCTCAGAGATTCCCTCAATGCTTTTCTTTCCCTTTCCGACTTGTTCTATTCATAGAGCCTTGTTGGAGATGCAAAAAAAACCATTCTTCATTCTTGCCCACCAAGTCTTAAAAAGACGTTTTATCTGGGCCACCCACATCATGAAAACCCATCAGATCAGAACAGCACCAACCTTGCTTTCATCTTTCCAAATTCAATATCATTATTCCCCCGTCCTTTATTTTCCGTTTTATGGAAGTCAGAATTTCAAGcaatattaaaaaaattgagaaagaaacgGAAAGCAAAGTAAAACAAACCGAAAGCCTTACTgttgaaaaggataaaaatcacAATGTTCAAAGTCAGGCAGTTGCAGTTTTGAATCGATCTACGAGCATAAAATTGGTTTTTCATTCAAGAATAGAACATAATATATACGTAGATCTCCATCCCAAGTTACCCACTTGATCGCAATTCATCGATCCGTAAGGGAGATTCATCCTGTGTTCCATTTCAGTCGCATACAGAACTGGGGGAATAATCTGATCAGATTCTGAGAAACTTGGTGATAGATTCAAGTTTCAAAGTATATTTTTGAAAGTACTTTAATGGCTGAGAAATCTGCCAATTCCTGGGCTTCTGATAGGGATTTTGCTCGGCTCTTCAACAGACCAAGTATTCATGATGTTCTGGGTGGAGGAATAGGTGACATTTTGTGTTTGAAACACTTGGATGAAAATCCTATCTTGATTTTTTATATGTGTTTTAGATCACACTTGTTAATTTATTGATCATTAGGATTGTATATATGTTGATTTTACTAAATTAGATGATCCGATGAGATGATGAATGTATATTAGAGTACTGGTCAAGCTACCAGATATATGCAAACTCAAATTCTTGTACTGATTGAAATAACAGAGCTATCCCTGAAAACTGTATTAGTAATTTGGCTTTAATGGTTTTATGTACTGTTTTGTTTGAATAGTGGCGGATGTGCTGTTATGGAGGCGAAGGAATGTATCCATAGGTATCCTTGTGGGCGCAGCAGCAGCCTGGATATTGTTTGAGCAATCAGGATATACTTTCTTGTCACTCGCAGCCAACGTGCTTTTTCTTTTGGTGACAGTCCTATTTGTTTGGGCAACAGCGGCAGCTCTCATAGGCAGGTGAAAATTTATACCAAAATACTCGTACTCTGCTGATTTTCTGCCATTAATCTGAGGAAATGAGGTTTTATTTAAGAATATCATATGATATGATGAAGATTTTTCAGTTTTAAGAACAATTTTAAGATCGTAGTTTTTTAGGTTTATGGAATTGGGAAAAGATATCTTTATAAAAAGagatttcttttataaaagaaatgagtAAAAATCCAGGAAGTAAACATATTTATCTGCAATGGATTGTTTCATTTATATAATGGCATGAACTTAAATCTGATTGAAGAGCTGTGATGACCAAATAAGTCTTATTTACATGTGCAAGAAGGATGTAGTGGAAGAATGGAAAAGTAAAAAGTATTTGTAATCCTACCTCTGGTCTAGCTCACTGTTGCCCATCTGTATCTCATGTATGGATAATCAATTTCCTTCTCTTAGATATCAAAGGTTGAGGATATCTATTTTGCAAGAAATTGTTTGGTATTGGAACAGAGCTTATCTATGATGACAGGGGATGACAGGAATTCTTATAGTACTCTATTCTTACCTGTGTTTCATGGCATTTTTTTAATAGTTCAAAGTTAACTGGACTATTCAAATCTTCTTGACCTTGTTGACTTATGGATTGTCTAGTGTAGCATCCCATGTTTTTCTTTCTTAATTTCTCTTCCCTGTCCAAACCAATCAAAGCTTAACATAAAAAATGAAGTCCCTGAAAGATAATATCTCTTTCCTCCCCATTATTATATATTTCTTGAGAATAATTTTGAACTGATCAactatctttgaattattattttttaatagaatattTTATATTATTCATGAATTCATTTTGTTGTCTGTTATTGGAGCATAAATTTATGTCGATATCTTTTTGGTTTAGCCAAAAAACGGAGAGACATCTATTCCACCAAAGTAAAAAACAAAAGGATATCTATTCCACCAAAGTCATTCACACGAACTCATCTTCATCCCTTATGTCATACCTTCAGGAATTTGAATCTTGATATATGACAAAATTATTAAACATATTATCACTCTCACAAATTGTACTAAACAAATTGAACTACACCCTTTTGATGAACAATTAATTATTCAATATAATTTTTGCTTGAATCTCCTTTTCTTCCTTAACGACTTGCCAAAGGTTTTCTATCTCTGTTTATTAAATTCCAAAGGCTCGGACAAAAAAGGAAGCTTTGTGTTAAGATCAGAACTAAATAAACTGCGGCCATATCCTCAATTAAAGTTCATCATAATTTGTGATGAGAAAAGCTTTATCAATCAGGTCCGGCTGCTCTCTCAATGACTGGCCAGCACAAGGAAACATCCTGAACTGTTTTTTAGACAGGCCACCTTTTTTAAACTTCCAAAATATTCGAATTGTCTGTAGCCTCTGTGTTTTTAATTCACAAACTTTTGAAGTAACTGATTTCTTTTGAAACTTCTCTGATTGTGGAATTTGGTGCTATTTTGAGTAGTCAAAACATATATGTAATTCCCCGATTAACTGACTCATGTTGGATTGTACAGGCCGCCGCCTCCTTTGCCTGAATTAGAATTATCAGAAGAATTGGTGAACGAAACAGCCAGTTCAATACGTGAACAGGTCAACTTTTTATTCAGAGTTGCAAATGATATTGCTCTTGGGAAAGATCCCAAACTCTTCTTCAAGGTCAATATAAACGAAAACTTCCTGTGTTTAtgcatttctcttctcttccttgcAAATAAAATTGTTTTAATGATTCCTTTGTATCTGTCTCAGGTGGCTGCTTGCTTGTGGCTTATCTCAACCATTGGTGGTTGGTTTGATTTCCTTACACTTGGCTATATAAGTAAGTTCCAGATTCTATCATTGAATTTATTTGAACTAGCATATCCATATTTCTTATCCACTTATTTTTTGAACTAGCATATCTATATTTTCGATTTCTAACATATCACTTACAGACATAATTAGATATTTGAaagatttagaaaaaaaaaaaaaattatttttttataaaatctagATTGTTTTGATGTGGGGCTGACTATTTATGCCAGACCCATTTTCTGTAACCAATTCTGCTACCATACTCTGTATGTGTTATTACAACTAAGCTAATGGATGCTTGCTATTACAGGTCTTGTTACATTCCTCACAGTTCCTGCCTTATATGAGAAGTACGAAGACCATGTGGAAAGATATGCGAACATTGCGTTGAAGCAACTGACAAAGCTTTACTTGAGAATCAACGGACAAGTTTCATATATCATCAGCAGGATACCTAAGAAATACAAATACTTCAAAGGAAGGAAGATACTGTAGATGATTAGTTTGTTTGCATTGAATGAAGAACCTGTAATGCTTCCCCTGTTCATCAGGGGAGTGAAGGTGGTTTGCCCAGGAGGGTAAAGTTGagacatttgttgttgttttttatgtCAATGAGGAATCCAAGGCAATTTTTCAGATTCCTGCCTTCCTGTTTGGTCTTCCTTGTTGGACCCCAACATTATTTTGGACCTCCTTTTTATAACGTTTGAGTGGGTTATTGCAAATTTTGATGAAAACAGCtttgaattcatttttttttatttactgATTTATTGGGATTCATATATGTATTCAaaaaactg
This genomic stretch from Cryptomeria japonica chromosome 8, Sugi_1.0, whole genome shotgun sequence harbors:
- the LOC131028587 gene encoding reticulon-like protein B12; amino-acid sequence: MAEKSANSWASDRDFARLFNRPSIHDVLGGGIVADVLLWRRRNVSIGILVGAAAAWILFEQSGYTFLSLAANVLFLLVTVLFVWATAAALIGRPPPPLPELELSEELVNETASSIREQVNFLFRVANDIALGKDPKLFFKVAACLWLISTIGGWFDFLTLGYISLVTFLTVPALYEKYEDHVERYANIALKQLTKLYLRINGQVSYIISRIPKKYKYFKGRKIL